The Toxoplasma gondii ME49 chromosome III, whole genome shotgun sequence genome includes a window with the following:
- a CDS encoding endoribonuclease L-PSP protein (encoded by transcript TGME49_254740), translating into MGPYSHTGNIHSIVFGSGQIGLDPRTMQLVRGGVKEQTQQCLANGEFLNTATRSPKNSSSNITLLTEMANFGLVSRVYGQFFSDTFAGHQGTERGSPRNETDNGVAPARAASATRELSMRALIVINAANVTNSATR; encoded by the exons ATGGGGCCTTACAGTCACACGGGCAACATACACAGCATCGTTTTCGGTAGTGGACAAATCGGACTGGATCCTAGGACCATGCAACTCGTGAGAGGCGGTGTTAAGGAACAAACACAGCAG TGCCTGGCTAACGGAGAATTTTTGAACACTGCAACGCGTTCTCCGAAGAATTCATCTAGCAATATCACACTTCTAACCGAGATGGCTAACTTCGGTCTCGTCAGCCGAGTCTACGGACAGTTTTTCTCAGACACTTTTGCTGGCCACCAGGGCACAGAAAGGGGCTCTCCTCGAAATGAAACAGACAATGGCGTTGCCCCGGCTCGGGCTGCCTCTGCGACCCGAGAGCTGTCAATGCGCGCTCTTATTGTGATAAATGCAGCCAATGTAACTAACAGTGCTACTCGTTGA